CTATGATATGCaacattttcataatttaaaataattgggTATTTCCGCTAATTCCCAGCAATTTGtaatatacccgttactcgtagagtaaaagggtatactagattcgttgaaaagtatgttacaggCCACAGGAAATGTTTCCGACCATACaaagtatatatgttcttgatcaggatcaataaccgagtcgatctggcaatgtttgtctgtccgtccgtatgaactgtccgtcgagatctcaggaactatgaaagctagaaagttgagactcggcatgcagacttcagagacatacACGATTCATATTGCCCACCCTAtacacgcccactctaacgcccacaaaccgactgccacgaccacacttttgaaaaattatttatttttttcttttttattagtgttgaaaatttgccaaaaaacttttagctacgcccacaaaccgtcaaaaactgtcagtgtgggttagctgagtaacgggtatcagatagtcggagaactcgaccttagcgttctcccttgtcTTATTCTTAGTTTGTTATAATTATCGTGTCAGCACTTTAAATTTACATCGACAGTCCCGGCAATTATACCGGGGTTGTACTCCGATGTTGGCGaaacaaataattaagcaATCAATAagacaattaaaatatttcaaaggaTTATAAAACTTGCGTAACAAGCTGAATCCTTTAATGTTCTAGAAACTAAGGCCATGATTAGACTGTTTCAACTGCAGGAGTACTGCCTACGGTTAATGGGGCATAATGACGACATGGATAGTACCGAAGTCAGGGCACTTAGCTTAAAGCACATTAGCTCCCTGATTTTCGTTATTTCGGCGCAGTATCCATTGATCTCTTATGTCGCCCACAACCGCAATGACATGGAAAAAGTCACGGCATGTCTCAGCGTGGTGTTCACCAATATGCTAACGGTTATAAAAATTTctacatttttggcaaacagAAGGGACTTTTGGGAAATGATACGCCGCTTCAGGAAAATGCATGAGCAGAGTAAGTTagctttttataataaaaaaaaaaggtttaaaacGGATGTTTCGATCAGCAAGTCCAACTCAAAGAAACGGAGAAGGATTAGACTACGTTGCCGAAGCCAATAAACTAGCATTTTTTCTGGGAAGAGCATATTGCTTGTCCTGCGGCCTTACCGGGGTCTATTTCATGCTGGGACCCATTCTAAAAATTGGAGCTTGCCGTTGGCATGGTACAACGTGTGACAAGGAGCTGCCCATGCCAATGAAGTAAGAATTCTTTGAGATTTTAAAGAGTTTTACTGATTATCCTTTTCCAGGTTTCCATTTAACGATTTGAAGAGCCCAGAATACgaagtttgttttttctaCACCGTACTAGTCactgttgtcgttgttgccTATGCTTCGGCAGTCgatggtttatttatttcgtttgcCATTAATCTGCGAGCTCATTTTCAGACACTGCAGGCCCAAATTGAAAACTGGGAGTTTCCATTATCCAAGCAAGACACACAAGCAAGGCTGAAATCAATCGTTGAATACCATGTGCTACTGCACTCCTTATCCTCAAAGTTACGATCCATGTACACACCCACTGTGATGGGGCAGTTCGTCATAACCTCCTTGCAGGTTGGTGTTATAATATACCAACTAGTGACAGTGAGTACAACGATTGATTCCGAAACGACCCCTTAAAGACCCCCCACTACTTTCACTTAGAACATGGACTCTGTTATGGATCTCTTGCTGTATGCATCGTTTTTCGGTTCAATCATGCTGCAATTATTTATCTATTGCTACGGCGGTGAAATCATCAAGGCTGAGGTAGGATTTAAAAGTTCGTTGTACTTTTTATACACGTTACActtaaagtaaaagggtatactagattcgttaaaaattatgtaacaggcagaaggaagtgtctccgaccatatataaggtatatatgttcttgatcaggatcaatagccgcGTCAATCTgcccatgtccgtccgtatgaacgtcgaaatctcaggaactataaaagacACATAGACgcagtttgttgacccatgttgccacgcccactgtaacgccaacacttttgaaaaatatttttaaattttttacagttttgttagtcttgtaattttctcTCGATTTAGGCAAAAatcgttttgccacgcccactgtaacgcccaccAACCGCCGAAAACTTTCAGttctgagtaacgggtattagtTAGTCGGGAAAATCGACTATAGCGTCCTCTCTTGTTTGGTTTATGATTTCTTGTCTTCTAGAGTTTGCAGGTTGATACTGCTGTTCGGCTCTCCGACTGGCATCTGGCTTCTCCCAAGTCACGTACATCTTTGTCATTGATCATTCTTCAGTCCCAAAAGGAAGTGGTTATCAGGGCTGGTTTCTTTGTTGCATCTCTAGCTAATTTCGTTGGGGTAACTCATATACATTCTTATGCATATTTCAGTTGAATCTGGCTAACTTTTACTTGCAGATCTGTAGAACAGCCTTATCGTTGATAACACTCATCAAATctattgaataaataaatataatttatcaaaatatttgtcctgtcaattttctttaaatttttaaattatgtaaattatatataatacaatacatacatacatatacatatgtgggAATGGGTCTGGCATCACTGTTCAGCCGAACACACCATAGATGAGTTGTGACGAGGAAAGGAGATTGACGAGGAGGTGAAAAGCGAGGAGTTAAATTCGAGAGACGACGCTGAGAAGAcgtaaaacaagagagaacgctatagtcgagttccacgactatctgatacccgttactcagctagtgtaaaatattaaaacatttttcaaaagtgtgggcgtggccgttttgggcggtttgtgggcgttagagtgggcgtggcaaaaagtttttttgcaaatcgatagaaatttacaagaccaatacaaaaatgaaaaaatattaaaatatttttcaaaagtgtgggcgtcgcagttttgggcggtttgtgggcgttagagtgggcgtggcagcatgattcgacaaacttgcgctgcgtctatgtccctggagtctgtatgcctaatctcaactttctagcttttgtagttcctgagatctcgacgttcatacggacggacagacggacggagagacggacggacagacggacatgaccagatcgactcggctattgatcctgatcaagaatatatatactttatatggtcggaaacgcttccttctgcctgttacatacttttcaacgaatctagtatacccttttactctacgagtaacgggtataaaaatgtttggtaGACATTCGAGTGCCTGTGGTaggtaacatacgaaaaagaaaagtacagtaagtactgaaaaacgaaatatattatgcccAAAATCTGTAGATTTATGCATTctttttacagaaatttaaccaacacgaaatagacatttctttttatacccgttactcgtagagtaaaaggatatactagattcgttgaaaggtatgtaacaggcaaaaggaagcgtttccgaccatttaaagtatatatattcttgatcaggatcaatacccgagtcgatttggccatgtccgtctgtctgtccgtatgaacgtcgagatctcaggaactaaaaaagctagaaagttgagattaagcatacaggcTCCAGGgacagacgcagcgcaaatttgtcgattcatgttgccacgcccactctaacgcccacaaaccgcccaaaactgccacgcccacacttttgaaaactgttttgaaattttgtcatttttatattggtcttgtaaatttctatcgatttgccaaaaaactttctgcaacgcccactatagcgcctacaaaccgccaaaaactgcgtttaagactctccttctctcttccactagctgagtaacgggtatcagatagtcggggaactcgactatagcattctctcttgtttttaaattgatttatgtttaGGTGGCAATTTTCGCTGTCCCGTTACTAAAGGATCTAAAGTTATTAATAGACGGTAAAATAAATCGATGTTTGTTGtcgaaatttttttgtatcgttATTTCTGGATTCAGCAGCTTCCTCTGACAACTCGCCGATCGATATGagagcattttcaattatggCAGGCCCGTGTATATTCTTTTGTGAAAGATAACTCAGCCATCTCCAAAGTTCTGCagctgaaattattttaaccaATATCTATAAACATTGaccaatattttaaaattaatttcatcgTGCTATCAGGTGCCCATCACTTTTGAAAATCTAAGCGAGAAATGAGTTCACTTAACATTTAATACTTAAAAAGACTCAGAAACTCTAAAACTGCAAAATGTTACAGTAAATACCTTTAtatgtaatattaaatgattccattttaaaaacataGGACAAGCAGCAAAATACGGCGAAAACTTGACCTTGAAGACTGCAATACAGCTTgagtttattattgtttacacgCATGTTTGCAAACATTTGCAGCTAGACTtacgatttttatttccttaagACATTGACAATTACAGTGATAGCACTCATTAAGGGGGGATCGGGGGGCAATATATCTAAAAGTTTACTTAAACTAGGAAAATGACGTTCGcataatacacaaaaaaggtaTAATCCATCAAAAATTCAGCAAATATGATAGAtcaattcaatgaatttcacaataagaatttattaaagtaaatacctgaaactttaaaattcattttaaatatttaaaattggaCCTATGAATCGCACGTTTAACCactttgaaattcatttttgttgcgacgaaaagcaatcaaaactccGCTGTGCTGCAAAAATGAACAGTTGTTCTCCCTTTAGTGTATTTTTAGAATATCCCGTTAGAGTTAAGTCAAAACGGTTTTGCCATACACATATTTTGGTCATTTTTGGGACAATCTGGTTACTTTTCGTAAATatttggaaacattttttttttcatttttggcctatGGGTGCAACCCACTGTGccctggtggcaaaacaccctggtgtttgtcattgctaaaaatagggtgtctccaaacacccgggtgcggagactcccggtgtttagcgggtgcACTTAgggtggcttgctgcagttgtcTGCTGCCtaacacaaaaatgtttttttgttgcacaaaGACAAACATACCAAAGTATTTTCATTGTGAatcattttgaaatttttaagtttaaactTTCACCGCTCTTTGCCTAAAATGTGTGCTTGAAAAACCACTGCACTTTTCTGGTGCGCTTTCGACGCAACGTTCATTTAATCTCAGCTCCAGTTTCCATTCCTGTGGATTTTGACGTAGTTGAGCAAGTGCGTCGCCAAAGACCCATATACAAACAACTGCGAACGCGAACTGATGTCTACGCTAAGGCCAGATATAACTCGTAATACTTGTGAAACAG
This genomic stretch from Drosophila yakuba strain Tai18E2 chromosome 3R, Prin_Dyak_Tai18E2_2.1, whole genome shotgun sequence harbors:
- the LOC6535264 gene encoding odorant receptor 82a, whose translation is MIRLFQLQEYCLRLMGHNDDMDSTEVRALSLKHISSLIFVISAQYPLISYVAHNRNDMEKVTACLSVVFTNMLTVIKISTFLANRRDFWEMIRRFRKMHEQSLKRMFRSASPTQRNGEGLDYVAEANKLAFFLGRAYCLSCGLTGVYFMLGPILKIGACRWHGTTCDKELPMPMKFPFNDLKSPEYEVCFFYTVLVTVVVVAYASAVDGLFISFAINLRAHFQTLQAQIENWEFPLSKQDTQARLKSIVEYHVLLHSLSSKLRSMYTPTVMGQFVITSLQVGVIIYQLVTNMDSVMDLLLYASFFGSIMLQLFIYCYGGEIIKAESLQVDTAVRLSDWHLASPKSRTSLSLIILQSQKEVVIRAGFFVASLANFVGVTHIHSYAYFS